A single window of Streptococcus cristatus ATCC 51100 DNA harbors:
- the ppdK gene encoding pyruvate, phosphate dikinase, giving the protein MTKWIYSFEEGRAEQNALLGGKGANLAEMTNLGLPVPPGFTITTEACMHFLNKPSFFEETLRENVLQAISELEQKTGQCFSGNEEEQLLVSVRSGAKFSMPGMMDTILNLGLNDLRTQTLASKTNMAFAYNCYRRLIQMYADVVFQIPKEDFDQLLSYFEKNAGKTANDFSLEEHQTLVDQYKQLYREHYQTFPQNPKEQLFAAIKAVFRSWNNPRAQVYRKLNQIPEDLGTAVNIQVMVFGNFDQESGTGVVFTRNPATGQKGLFGEFLLNAQGEDVVAGIRTPEPIQHLQEKMPEAYAAFQEYAHILEDHYKDMQDIEFTIEKGKLYILQTRNGKRTVKAALKIALQLVEEGKIDKCEAIRRISPAHINQLIHPVFDENKLQQATILAQGLPASPGAATGKIVFTAKRAKELHEAGEKVVLVRQETSPEDIEGMIVSQAIVTSQGGMTSHAAVVARGMGTCCVVGCGDLLVQEDSKTIQCGDILLNEGDILSVDGRTGFLYLGQIPTVSVENDQDLQLLLTWADEVAKLTVRANAETIQDLKTAISFGAQGIGLARTEHMFFGEERILQMRKLILAENEIERREALAHLLDYQAEDFYQMFQTVGEKPMIVRLLDPPMHEFLPKDHLEIALLAEKLNKKASQLERKITQLQETNPMLGHRGCRLGITLPDIYKMQIEAIFSSAIRLQQEGNLVRPEIMIPLIATKSELVYLKELLIKHIEWIFKKYQCPPFSYDIGTMIELPRACFIADQLAQEADFFSFGTNDLTQMTFGFSRDDIGKFLNDYKEKKLLTQDPFQSLDQEGVGQLMKLAIEKARQVDPNLSIGVCGEVGGDPTSIPFLQEIGVTYVSCSPYRVPAARLAVAQAALNSETTPK; this is encoded by the coding sequence ATGACGAAATGGATTTATTCCTTTGAGGAAGGACGAGCCGAGCAAAATGCTCTTTTGGGTGGTAAAGGTGCCAATCTGGCTGAAATGACCAATTTAGGTTTGCCAGTTCCGCCAGGATTCACCATTACGACGGAAGCCTGTATGCATTTTTTAAATAAGCCCTCCTTTTTTGAAGAAACATTAAGAGAGAATGTTTTGCAGGCTATTTCTGAACTGGAGCAAAAAACCGGCCAATGCTTCTCAGGAAATGAAGAGGAGCAACTGCTAGTCTCTGTTCGCAGCGGCGCCAAGTTTTCTATGCCTGGCATGATGGATACGATTTTAAACTTGGGACTGAATGATCTGAGAACCCAAACCTTGGCTTCCAAAACCAATATGGCTTTTGCTTACAACTGCTACCGCAGGCTGATCCAGATGTATGCAGATGTTGTTTTCCAAATTCCAAAAGAGGACTTCGATCAGTTGCTCTCCTATTTTGAAAAGAATGCTGGTAAGACTGCCAACGACTTTAGTTTGGAAGAGCACCAAACTCTCGTTGATCAGTACAAGCAGCTGTATCGCGAGCATTATCAGACTTTTCCTCAAAATCCTAAGGAACAACTCTTCGCTGCTATCAAAGCCGTTTTCCGCTCTTGGAATAACCCACGCGCCCAAGTCTATCGCAAGCTCAATCAGATTCCAGAAGATTTAGGAACCGCCGTTAATATTCAAGTCATGGTCTTTGGCAACTTTGATCAAGAAAGCGGAACTGGAGTCGTCTTCACTCGAAATCCAGCAACAGGTCAAAAGGGACTCTTTGGCGAATTTCTTTTAAATGCCCAAGGAGAGGATGTCGTGGCCGGTATTCGCACGCCCGAGCCCATTCAACATCTGCAAGAAAAGATGCCAGAAGCCTATGCTGCTTTTCAAGAGTATGCCCACATCCTTGAAGATCACTATAAAGATATGCAGGATATCGAATTTACAATCGAAAAGGGCAAGCTCTATATCCTGCAAACCCGTAATGGTAAGCGAACAGTCAAGGCTGCTTTGAAAATCGCTCTGCAATTAGTAGAAGAAGGCAAGATAGACAAGTGCGAGGCCATTCGTCGGATTAGCCCTGCTCATATCAATCAGCTGATTCACCCCGTCTTTGATGAAAATAAGCTCCAGCAAGCGACAATTTTAGCGCAGGGATTGCCAGCCAGTCCCGGTGCTGCAACAGGAAAAATTGTCTTTACTGCCAAGCGAGCCAAAGAACTACATGAAGCTGGCGAAAAAGTTGTGCTAGTCCGCCAAGAAACTTCTCCCGAAGACATAGAAGGAATGATTGTCAGCCAAGCAATCGTCACTAGCCAAGGTGGGATGACCTCCCACGCGGCAGTTGTCGCCCGAGGGATGGGAACCTGCTGTGTCGTAGGATGTGGAGATCTACTGGTCCAAGAAGACAGTAAGACCATCCAGTGCGGAGATATCTTGCTCAATGAAGGAGATATTCTATCCGTAGATGGTCGGACTGGTTTTCTTTATCTGGGTCAAATCCCGACTGTCTCTGTAGAGAACGATCAGGATTTGCAGCTCTTGCTGACTTGGGCTGATGAAGTAGCTAAACTTACAGTCCGCGCCAATGCTGAAACGATTCAAGATTTGAAAACCGCTATTAGCTTTGGTGCACAAGGCATTGGACTAGCAAGAACCGAGCATATGTTTTTCGGTGAGGAAAGAATCCTGCAAATGAGGAAATTAATTCTGGCCGAAAATGAGATAGAGAGACGGGAGGCACTTGCCCATCTACTCGATTACCAAGCCGAAGACTTCTATCAAATGTTCCAGACTGTTGGTGAAAAGCCCATGATTGTCCGTCTACTGGATCCTCCTATGCACGAATTTCTCCCGAAAGACCATCTAGAGATTGCCCTGCTGGCTGAAAAACTCAATAAAAAAGCTAGTCAACTAGAAAGAAAAATCACGCAATTGCAAGAAACAAATCCTATGCTTGGCCATCGCGGCTGTCGTCTAGGAATCACCTTGCCGGATATCTATAAGATGCAAATAGAAGCTATCTTTAGCAGCGCCATTCGACTGCAGCAAGAAGGAAATCTAGTCCGTCCTGAAATTATGATTCCGTTGATTGCTACAAAATCAGAGCTTGTCTATCTTAAAGAGCTGCTCATCAAGCATATCGAATGGATTTTCAAAAAGTATCAATGCCCGCCATTCTCATATGACATCGGAACCATGATCGAACTACCGAGAGCCTGCTTCATTGCTGATCAGCTGGCTCAAGAAGCCGACTTTTTCAGCTTTGGAACCAATGACTTAACCCAGATGACTTTTGGTTTTTCAAGAGACGATATCGGAAAATTCCTCAATGATTATAAAGAGAAAAAGTTGCTCACCCAGGATCCCTTCCAAAGCCTTGACCAGGAAGGTGTCGGCCAATTGATGAAATTGGCCATTGAAAAAGCTCGCCAAGTAGATCCAAACCTGTCCATCGGAGTTTGTGGCGAAGTTGGAGGTGATCCGACTTCCATTCCTTTCTTACAAGAAATAGGAGTCACTTATGTCTCCTGCTCCCCTTATCGAGTCCCAGCAGCTCGGCTAGCTG